Proteins encoded within one genomic window of Balaenoptera ricei isolate mBalRic1 chromosome 10, mBalRic1.hap2, whole genome shotgun sequence:
- the NAB2 gene encoding NGFI-A-binding protein 2 isoform X1 — protein sequence MHRAPSPTAEQPPGGGDSARRTPQPRLKPSARAMALPRTLGELQLYRVLQRANLLSYYETFIQQGGDDVQQLCEAGEEEFLEIMALVGMATKPLHVRRLQKALREWATNPGLFSQPVPAVPVSSIPLFKISETAGTRKGSMSNGHGSPGEKAGSARSFSPKSPLELGEKLSPLSGGPGAGDPRIWPGRSTPESDVGAGGEEEAGSPPFSPPAGGGVPEGTGAGGLAAAGAGGGPDRLEPDMVRMVVESVERIFRSFPRGDAGEVTSLLKLNKKLARSVGHIFEMDDNDSQKEEEIRKYSIIYGRFDSKRREGKQLSLHELTINEAAAQFCMRDNTLLLRRVELFSLSRQVARESTYLSSLKGSRLHPEELGGPPLKKLKQEVGEQSHSEIQQPPPGPESYAHPYRPSLEEDSASLSGESLDGHLQAVGSCPRLTPPPADLPLALPAHGLWSRHILQQTLMDEGLRLARLVSHDRVGRLSPCVPAKPPLAEFEEGLLDRCPAPGPHPALVEGRRSSVKVEAEASRQ from the exons ATGCACAGAGCTCCCTCCCCCACAGCCGAGCAGCCGCCGGGCGGAGGGGACAGCGCCCGCCGGACCCCGCAGCCCAGACTCAA GCCCAGTGCCCGAGCCATGGCCCTGCCTCGGACACTGGGGGAGCTGCAGCTGTACCGGGTCCTGCAGCGCGCCAATCTCCTTTCCTACTATGAGACCTTCATCCAGCAGGGAGGGGACGACGTGCAGCAACTGTGTGAGGCGGGTGAGGAGGAGTTCCTGGAGATCATGGCACTCGTGGGCATGGCCACCAAGCCCCTCCATGTCCGACGCCTACAGAAGGCACTGAGAGAGTGGGCCACCAATCCAGGGCTCTTCAGCCAGCCGGTGCCTGCTGTGCCCGTTTCCAGCATTCCACTCTTCAAGATCTCTGAAACTGCAGGGACCCGGAAAGGGAGCATGAGCAACGGGCATGGCAGCCCAGGGGAAAAGGCGGGCAGTGCCCGCAGTTTTAGCCCTAAGAGCCCCCTTGAACTTGGAGAGAAGCTGTCGCCATTGTCTGGGGGACCTGGGGCAGGGGACCCCCGGATCTGGCCAGGCCGGAGCACTCCAGAGTCCGATGTTGgggcaggaggagaagaggaggctgGCTCACCCCCGTTCTCGCCACCTGCAGGGGGAGGAGTCCCTGAGgggactggggctggggggctggcagCAGCTGGGGCTGGTGGTGGTCCGGATCGACTGGAGCCAGATATGGTACGCATGGTGGTGGAGAGCGTGGAGAGGATCTTCCGAAGCTTCCCAAGGGGGGATGCTGGGGAGGTAACTTCCCTGCTGAAGCTGAACAAGAAGCTGGCACGGAGCGTGGGCCATATCTTTGAGATGGACGATAATGATagccagaaggaagaggagataCGCAAATACAGCATCATCTATGGCCGCTTTGACTCCAAGCGGCGGGAGGGCAAGCAGCTCAGCCTGCATGAG CTGACCATCAACGAGGCTGCTGCCCAGTTTTGCATGAGGGACAACACTCTTTTACTGCGGAGGGTGGAACTCTTCTCCCTGTCCCGCCAAGTGGCCCGAGAGAGCACCTACCTGTCCTCCTTGAAGGGCTCCAG GCTCCACCCTGAAGAACTGGGAGGCCCCCcactgaagaaactgaagcaagaG GTTGGAGAACAAAGTCACTCTGAAATCCAGcagcctcccccaggccctgagTCCTATGCACACCCATACCGCCCCAGCCTGGAGGAAGACAGCGCCAGCCTGTCCGGGGAGAGCCTGGATGGACACTTGCAGG CTGTGGGGTCGTGCCCAAGGCTGACGCCGCCCCCTGCTGACCTGCCTCTGGCGTTGCCAGCCCATGGGCTGTGGAGCCGCCACATCCTGCAGCAGACGCTGATGGATGAGGGGCTGCGGCTAGCCCGCCTCGTCTCCCACGACCGCGTGGGCCGCCTCAGCCCCTGTGTGCCCGCAAAGCCACCTCTCGCAG AGTTCGAGGAGGGGCTGCTGGACCGATGCCCTGCCCCAGGACCCCATCCTGCTCTGGTGGAAGGTCGAAGGAGCAGCGTGAAAGTGGAGGCTGAGGCCAGCCGGCAGTGA
- the NEMP1 gene encoding nuclear envelope integral membrane protein 1, with protein MAGGMKVAVLPAVGAGPWSWGAGDGGAVRLLLVLSGCLVCGSAGIDLNVVMLQESKVYYMNTSQQSCYKNVLIPKWHDIWTQIQIRVNSSKLVRVTQVENEEKLKELEQFSIWNFFSSFLKEKLNDTYVNVGLYSTKTCLKVEILEEDTKYSVIVTRRFDPKLFLIFLLGLILFFCGDLLSRSQIFYYSTGMSVGIVASLLIIIFMLSKFMPKKSPIYIILVGGWSFSLYLIQLVFKNLQEIWRCYWQYLLSYVLAVGFMSFAVCYKYGPLENERSINLLTWTLQLMGLCFMYSGIQIPHIALAIIIIALCTKSLEYPIHWLYITYRKMCNATEKTVPPRLLTEEEYRIQGEVETRKALEKLREYCNSPDCSAWKTVSRIQSPKRFADFVEGSFHLTPNEVSVHEQEYGLESIIAQDELYEETSSEEEDSDSRYPPITQQNSLLT; from the exons ATGGCGGGAGGAATGAAAGTGGCGGTCTTACCTGCAGTTGGTGCCGGGCCCTGGAGCTGGGGGGCCGGGGACGGTGGTGCAGTGCGACTGCTCCTGGTCCTCTCCGGCTGCTTGGTCTGCGGCTCAG CCGGAATTGATTTAAATGTGGTCATGCTTCAGGAATCCAAAGTTTATTATATGAATACCAGTCAACAATCCTGTTATAAAAATGTGCTGATCCCAAAGTGGCATGATATATGGACACAGATACAG ATTCGGGTAAATAGTTCCAAACTGGTCCGAGTCACCCAGGTGGAGAATGAGGAGAAACTGAAGGAGCTAGAGCAGTTCAGTATCTGgaactttttttcctcctttttaaaagagaaattgaatGACACCTATGTTAACGTGGGTCTGTACAGCACAAAAACCTGCCTCAAAGTTGAGATTTTAGAGGAAGACACCAAGTACAGTGTCATTGTGACCCGGA gatTTGACCCCAAActcttcctcatttttctccttggacttattctatttttttgtggTGACTTGCTGAGCAG AAGTCAAATCTTCTACTATTCCACTGGGATGAGTGTGGGAATTGTGGCCTCTTTACTAATCATCATTTTTATGCTGTCCAAGTTTATGCCCAAG AAAAGTCCCATTTACATCATCCTGGTAGGAGGCTGGTCCTTTTCTCTGTACCTCATTcagctagtttttaaaaatttacaggaGATCTGGAGATGTTACTGGCAGTATCTTTTAA GCTATGTCCTTGCAGTTGGATTCATGAGTTTTGCAGTCTGTTACAAGTATGGGCCCTTGGAGAATGAACGAAGTATCAACCTGCTGACTTGGACCTTGCAGCTGATGGGCTTATGTTTCATGTATTCCGGTATCCAGATACCACACATTGCCCTTGCCATTATCATCATTGCACTGTGTACTAAGAGCCTGGAGTACCCTATTCACTGGCTGTACATCACCTACAG AAAGATGTGTAATGCAACAGAAAAGACTGTGCCCCCTCGTCTTCTGACAGAAGAAGAATATCGGATACAAGGAGAGGTAGAGACCCGAAAGGCTTTAGAGAAGCTTAGAGAATACTGCAACAGTCCAGACTGCTCGGCTTGGAAGACTGTTTCTCGAATCCAGTCTCCAAAAAG atttgCTGACTTTGTGGAAGGATCTTTCCACCTCACACCAAATGAAGTTTCTGTCCATGAGCAGGAGTATGGGTTAGAGAGCATTATTGCCCAGGATGAACTCTATGAAGAAACATCCTCTGAGGAGGAGGACTCAGATTCTCGGTACCCCCCCATCACACAACAGAACAGCTTGTTGACTTAG
- the STAT6 gene encoding signal transducer and activator of transcription 6 isoform X2 — protein MSLWGLVSKMPPEKLQRLYVDFPQHLRHLLGDWLENQPWEFLVGSDAFCCNMASALLSATVQRLQASAGEQGEGSTILQHISTLESIYQRDPLKLVATFRHILQGEKKAIMEQFRHLPMPFHWKQEELKFNTVLRRLQHRVGETCLLRKALQPGAEGGQVSLHSLIETPANGTGPSEALATFLQETVGELEAAQALVLKRIQIWKRQQQLAGNGAPFEESLAPLQERCESLVDIYSQLQQEVGAAGGELEPKTQAALISRLDEVLRTLITSSFLVEKQPPQVLKTQTKFQAGVRFLLGLRFLAAPAKPLMVRADMVTEKQARELSMPQGPGAGAESTGEIINNTVSLENSIPGNCCSALFKNLLLKKIKRCERKGTESVTEEKCAVLFSTSFTLSPNKLPIQLQALSLPLVVIVHGNQDNNAKATILWDNAFSEMDRVPFVVAERVPWEKMCETLNLKFMAEVGTNRGLLPEHFLFLAQKIFTDNSLSMEAFQHRSVSWSQFNKEILLGRGFTFWQWFDGVLDLTKRCLRSYWSDRLIIGFISKQYVTSLLLNEPDGTFLLRFSDSEIGGITIAHVIRGQDGSPQIENIQPFSAKDLSIRSLGDRIRDLAQLRNLYPKKPKDEAFRSHYKPEQMGKDGRGYVPATIKMTVERDQPLTTPEPQMPTMMPSYDLGMVPDCSMNMQLGPDMVPKVFPPRSHSIPSYPALPREESVNVLPAFQEPHLQMPPNLSQMSLPFDQPHPQGLLPCQPQEHAVSSPEPLLCSDVTMAEESCLRRSVGGFPQGTWVREDMLPPLLPPTEQDLTKLLLEGQGGSEGGSLGAQPLLQPSRYGQSGISMSHLDLRANPTW, from the exons ATGTCTCTGTGGGGTCTGGTCTCCAAAATGCCCCCAGAAAAACTGCAGCGGCTGTATGTCGACTTCCCTCAACACCTGCGGCATCTCCTGGGCGACTGGCTGGAGAACCAGCCCTG GGAATTCCTTGTCGGCTCAGACGCCTTCTGCTGCAACATGGCCAGCGCCCTACTTTCTGCCACTGTCCAGCGTCTTCAGGCCTCGGCTGGAGAACAGGGGGAGGGGAGCACCATCTTGCAACACATCAGCACcctggag AGCATATATCAGAGGGACCCCCTGAAGCTGGTGGCCACTTTCAGACACAtacttcaaggggaaaaaaaagccattatGGAACAG TTCCGCCACCTGCCAATGCCCTTCCACTGGAAGCAAGAGGAACTCAAGTTTAACACAGTCCTGCGGAGGCTGCAGCACCGAGTGGGGGAAACCTGCCTTCTCCGCAAAGCCCTGCAGCCTGGGGCTGAGGGAGGCCAAG TGTCTTTGCACAGCCTGATAGAAACTCCTGCCAATGGGACCGGGCCAAGTGAG GCCCTCGCCACGTTCCTGCAGGAGACTGTCGGGGAGCTGGAGGCTGCCCAGGCCCTGGTGCTGAAGAGGATCCAGATTTGGAAACGGCAGCAGCAGCTGGCAGGGAATGGCGCACCCTTTGAGGAGAGCCTGGCCCCACTACAGGAGAG GTGTGAGAGCCTGGTGGACATTTACTCCCAGCTGCAGCAGGAGGTGGGGGCGGCTGGTGGGGAGCTTGAGCCCAAGACCCAGGCAGCGCTGATTAGCCGGCTGGATGAAGTCCTGCGAACCCTCATCACCAG CTCTTTCCTGGTGGAAAAGCAGCCCCCCCAGGTTCTGAAGACTCAGACCAAGTTCCAGGCCGGGGTTCGATTCCTGCTGGGCCTGAGGTTCCTGGCGGCCCCAGCCAAGCCTCTGATGGTCAGGGCCGACATGGTAACCGAGAAGCAGGCGAGGGAGCTGAGCATGCCCCAGGGGCCCGGGGCTGGAGC AGAAAGCACCGGGGAAATCATTAACAACACCGTGTCCCTGGAGAACAGCATTCCCGGGAATTGCTGCTCTGCCCTGTTCAAGAACCTG CTTCTGAAGAAAATCAAGCGGTGCGAACGGAAGGGCACAGAGTCTGTCACCGAGGAGAAGTGTGCCGTGCTCTTTTCCACCAGCTTCACGCTCAGCCCCAACAAACTCCCTATCCAGCTCCAG GCCCTGTCTCTGCCCCTGGTGGTCATCGTCCACGGCAACCAAGACAACAATGCCAAAGCCACCATTCTGTGGGACAACGCCTTCTCTGAGATG gaCCGCGTGCCCTTTGTGGTGGCTGAGCGGGTGCCCTGGGAGAAGATGTGTGAAACTCTGAACCTCAAGTTCATGGCTGAGGTGGGGACCAACCGGGGGTTACTCCCAGAGCACTTCCTCTTCCTGGCCCAGAAGATCTTTACCGACAACAGCCTCAGCATGGAGGCCTTCCAGCACCGTTCTGTGTCCTGGTCACAGTTCAACAAG gagATCCTGCTGGGTCGTGGCTTCACCTTTTGGCAGTGGTTTGATGGCGTCCTGGACCTCACCAAACGCTGTCTCCGGAGCTACTGGTCAGATCG GTTGATCATCGGCTTCATCAGCAAACAGTACGTCACTAGCCTTCTTCTCAACGAGCCTGATGGAACATTCCTCCTTCGGTTCAGTGACTCAGAGATTGGGGGCATCACCATTGCCCATGTCATCCGGGGCCAGGATG GCTCCCCACAGATAGAGAACATCCAGCCATTTTCTGCCAAAGACCTGTCCATTCGCTCACTTGGTGACCGAATCCGGGACCTTGCTCAGCTCAGAAACCTCTACCCCAAGAAACCCAAGGACGAGGCTTTCCGGAGCCACTACAAGC CTGAGCAGATGGGTAAGGATGGCAGGGGTTATGTCCCAGCTACAATCAAGATGACTGTGGAAAG ggacCAGCCACTTACCACCCCTGAGCCCCAAATGCCTACCATGATGCCCTCTTACGATCTTGGAATGGTCCCTGACTGCTCCATGAACATGCAGCTCGGCCCAGATATGGT GCCCAAGGTGTTCCCACCACGCTCTCACTCCATCCCCTCATATCCAGCCCTTCCCCGGGAAGAATCGGTCAATGTGCTGCCAGCCTTCCAGGA ACCTCACCTGCAGATGCCGCCCAACCTGAGTCAGATGAGCCTGCCCTTTGACCAACCTCACCCGCA GGGCCTGCTGCCGTGCCAGCCTCAGGAGCATGCCGTGTCCAGCCCCGAGCCCTTGCTCTGCTCAGATGTGACCATGGCGGAAGAGAGCTGCCTGAGGCGGTCGGTGGGAGGGTTCCCTCAAGGCACCTG gGTCCGTGAAGACATGCTCCCACCCTTGCTGCCTCCCACTGAACAGGACCTCACCAAGCTTCTCTTGGAGGGGCAAGGAGGGTCAGAGGGAGGGTCCTTGGGAGCCCAACCCCTCCTGCAGCCCTCCCGCTATGGGCAGTCTGGGATCTCAATGTCCCACCTGGACCTAAGGGCTAACCCCACTTGGTGA
- the NAB2 gene encoding NGFI-A-binding protein 2 isoform X2, producing MHRAPSPTAEQPPGGGDSARRTPQPRLKPSARAMALPRTLGELQLYRVLQRANLLSYYETFIQQGGDDVQQLCEAGEEEFLEIMALVGMATKPLHVRRLQKALREWATNPGLFSQPVPAVPVSSIPLFKISETAGTRKGSMSNGHGSPGEKAGSARSFSPKSPLELGEKLSPLSGGPGAGDPRIWPGRSTPESDVGAGGEEEAGSPPFSPPAGGGVPEGTGAGGLAAAGAGGGPDRLEPDMVRMVVESVERIFRSFPRGDAGEVTSLLKLNKKLARSVGHIFEMDDNDSQKEEEIRKYSIIYGRFDSKRREGKQLSLHELTINEAAAQFCMRDNTLLLRRVELFSLSRQVARESTYLSSLKGSRLHPEELGGPPLKKLKQEVGEQSHSEIQQPPPGPESYAHPYRPSLEEDSASLSGESLDGHLQEFEEGLLDRCPAPGPHPALVEGRRSSVKVEAEASRQ from the exons ATGCACAGAGCTCCCTCCCCCACAGCCGAGCAGCCGCCGGGCGGAGGGGACAGCGCCCGCCGGACCCCGCAGCCCAGACTCAA GCCCAGTGCCCGAGCCATGGCCCTGCCTCGGACACTGGGGGAGCTGCAGCTGTACCGGGTCCTGCAGCGCGCCAATCTCCTTTCCTACTATGAGACCTTCATCCAGCAGGGAGGGGACGACGTGCAGCAACTGTGTGAGGCGGGTGAGGAGGAGTTCCTGGAGATCATGGCACTCGTGGGCATGGCCACCAAGCCCCTCCATGTCCGACGCCTACAGAAGGCACTGAGAGAGTGGGCCACCAATCCAGGGCTCTTCAGCCAGCCGGTGCCTGCTGTGCCCGTTTCCAGCATTCCACTCTTCAAGATCTCTGAAACTGCAGGGACCCGGAAAGGGAGCATGAGCAACGGGCATGGCAGCCCAGGGGAAAAGGCGGGCAGTGCCCGCAGTTTTAGCCCTAAGAGCCCCCTTGAACTTGGAGAGAAGCTGTCGCCATTGTCTGGGGGACCTGGGGCAGGGGACCCCCGGATCTGGCCAGGCCGGAGCACTCCAGAGTCCGATGTTGgggcaggaggagaagaggaggctgGCTCACCCCCGTTCTCGCCACCTGCAGGGGGAGGAGTCCCTGAGgggactggggctggggggctggcagCAGCTGGGGCTGGTGGTGGTCCGGATCGACTGGAGCCAGATATGGTACGCATGGTGGTGGAGAGCGTGGAGAGGATCTTCCGAAGCTTCCCAAGGGGGGATGCTGGGGAGGTAACTTCCCTGCTGAAGCTGAACAAGAAGCTGGCACGGAGCGTGGGCCATATCTTTGAGATGGACGATAATGATagccagaaggaagaggagataCGCAAATACAGCATCATCTATGGCCGCTTTGACTCCAAGCGGCGGGAGGGCAAGCAGCTCAGCCTGCATGAG CTGACCATCAACGAGGCTGCTGCCCAGTTTTGCATGAGGGACAACACTCTTTTACTGCGGAGGGTGGAACTCTTCTCCCTGTCCCGCCAAGTGGCCCGAGAGAGCACCTACCTGTCCTCCTTGAAGGGCTCCAG GCTCCACCCTGAAGAACTGGGAGGCCCCCcactgaagaaactgaagcaagaG GTTGGAGAACAAAGTCACTCTGAAATCCAGcagcctcccccaggccctgagTCCTATGCACACCCATACCGCCCCAGCCTGGAGGAAGACAGCGCCAGCCTGTCCGGGGAGAGCCTGGATGGACACTTGCAGG AGTTCGAGGAGGGGCTGCTGGACCGATGCCCTGCCCCAGGACCCCATCCTGCTCTGGTGGAAGGTCGAAGGAGCAGCGTGAAAGTGGAGGCTGAGGCCAGCCGGCAGTGA
- the STAT6 gene encoding signal transducer and activator of transcription 6 isoform X1 gives MSLWGLVSKMPPEKLQRLYVDFPQHLRHLLGDWLENQPWEFLVGSDAFCCNMASALLSATVQRLQASAGEQGEGSTILQHISTLESIYQRDPLKLVATFRHILQGEKKAIMEQFRHLPMPFHWKQEELKFNTVLRRLQHRVGETCLLRKALQPGAEGGQVSLHSLIETPANGTGPSEALATFLQETVGELEAAQALVLKRIQIWKRQQQLAGNGAPFEESLAPLQERCESLVDIYSQLQQEVGAAGGELEPKTQAALISRLDEVLRTLITSSFLVEKQPPQVLKTQTKFQAGVRFLLGLRFLAAPAKPLMVRADMVTEKQARELSMPQGPGAGATQVGRWRLGASSPGHSPVDSSSCHSWPSWDEPLSDLPGRESTGEIINNTVSLENSIPGNCCSALFKNLLLKKIKRCERKGTESVTEEKCAVLFSTSFTLSPNKLPIQLQALSLPLVVIVHGNQDNNAKATILWDNAFSEMDRVPFVVAERVPWEKMCETLNLKFMAEVGTNRGLLPEHFLFLAQKIFTDNSLSMEAFQHRSVSWSQFNKEILLGRGFTFWQWFDGVLDLTKRCLRSYWSDRLIIGFISKQYVTSLLLNEPDGTFLLRFSDSEIGGITIAHVIRGQDGSPQIENIQPFSAKDLSIRSLGDRIRDLAQLRNLYPKKPKDEAFRSHYKPEQMGKDGRGYVPATIKMTVERDQPLTTPEPQMPTMMPSYDLGMVPDCSMNMQLGPDMVPKVFPPRSHSIPSYPALPREESVNVLPAFQEPHLQMPPNLSQMSLPFDQPHPQGLLPCQPQEHAVSSPEPLLCSDVTMAEESCLRRSVGGFPQGTWVREDMLPPLLPPTEQDLTKLLLEGQGGSEGGSLGAQPLLQPSRYGQSGISMSHLDLRANPTW, from the exons ATGTCTCTGTGGGGTCTGGTCTCCAAAATGCCCCCAGAAAAACTGCAGCGGCTGTATGTCGACTTCCCTCAACACCTGCGGCATCTCCTGGGCGACTGGCTGGAGAACCAGCCCTG GGAATTCCTTGTCGGCTCAGACGCCTTCTGCTGCAACATGGCCAGCGCCCTACTTTCTGCCACTGTCCAGCGTCTTCAGGCCTCGGCTGGAGAACAGGGGGAGGGGAGCACCATCTTGCAACACATCAGCACcctggag AGCATATATCAGAGGGACCCCCTGAAGCTGGTGGCCACTTTCAGACACAtacttcaaggggaaaaaaaagccattatGGAACAG TTCCGCCACCTGCCAATGCCCTTCCACTGGAAGCAAGAGGAACTCAAGTTTAACACAGTCCTGCGGAGGCTGCAGCACCGAGTGGGGGAAACCTGCCTTCTCCGCAAAGCCCTGCAGCCTGGGGCTGAGGGAGGCCAAG TGTCTTTGCACAGCCTGATAGAAACTCCTGCCAATGGGACCGGGCCAAGTGAG GCCCTCGCCACGTTCCTGCAGGAGACTGTCGGGGAGCTGGAGGCTGCCCAGGCCCTGGTGCTGAAGAGGATCCAGATTTGGAAACGGCAGCAGCAGCTGGCAGGGAATGGCGCACCCTTTGAGGAGAGCCTGGCCCCACTACAGGAGAG GTGTGAGAGCCTGGTGGACATTTACTCCCAGCTGCAGCAGGAGGTGGGGGCGGCTGGTGGGGAGCTTGAGCCCAAGACCCAGGCAGCGCTGATTAGCCGGCTGGATGAAGTCCTGCGAACCCTCATCACCAG CTCTTTCCTGGTGGAAAAGCAGCCCCCCCAGGTTCTGAAGACTCAGACCAAGTTCCAGGCCGGGGTTCGATTCCTGCTGGGCCTGAGGTTCCTGGCGGCCCCAGCCAAGCCTCTGATGGTCAGGGCCGACATGGTAACCGAGAAGCAGGCGAGGGAGCTGAGCATGCCCCAGGGGCCCGGGGCTGGAGC AACTCAAGTGGGGAGATGGAGATTAGGGGCCAGTAGTCCAGGCCATTCGCCGGTGGACTCAAGCTCCTGCCACTCCTGGCCCAGTTGGGATGAGCCACTCTCTGACTTGCCTGGCAGAGAAAGCACCGGGGAAATCATTAACAACACCGTGTCCCTGGAGAACAGCATTCCCGGGAATTGCTGCTCTGCCCTGTTCAAGAACCTG CTTCTGAAGAAAATCAAGCGGTGCGAACGGAAGGGCACAGAGTCTGTCACCGAGGAGAAGTGTGCCGTGCTCTTTTCCACCAGCTTCACGCTCAGCCCCAACAAACTCCCTATCCAGCTCCAG GCCCTGTCTCTGCCCCTGGTGGTCATCGTCCACGGCAACCAAGACAACAATGCCAAAGCCACCATTCTGTGGGACAACGCCTTCTCTGAGATG gaCCGCGTGCCCTTTGTGGTGGCTGAGCGGGTGCCCTGGGAGAAGATGTGTGAAACTCTGAACCTCAAGTTCATGGCTGAGGTGGGGACCAACCGGGGGTTACTCCCAGAGCACTTCCTCTTCCTGGCCCAGAAGATCTTTACCGACAACAGCCTCAGCATGGAGGCCTTCCAGCACCGTTCTGTGTCCTGGTCACAGTTCAACAAG gagATCCTGCTGGGTCGTGGCTTCACCTTTTGGCAGTGGTTTGATGGCGTCCTGGACCTCACCAAACGCTGTCTCCGGAGCTACTGGTCAGATCG GTTGATCATCGGCTTCATCAGCAAACAGTACGTCACTAGCCTTCTTCTCAACGAGCCTGATGGAACATTCCTCCTTCGGTTCAGTGACTCAGAGATTGGGGGCATCACCATTGCCCATGTCATCCGGGGCCAGGATG GCTCCCCACAGATAGAGAACATCCAGCCATTTTCTGCCAAAGACCTGTCCATTCGCTCACTTGGTGACCGAATCCGGGACCTTGCTCAGCTCAGAAACCTCTACCCCAAGAAACCCAAGGACGAGGCTTTCCGGAGCCACTACAAGC CTGAGCAGATGGGTAAGGATGGCAGGGGTTATGTCCCAGCTACAATCAAGATGACTGTGGAAAG ggacCAGCCACTTACCACCCCTGAGCCCCAAATGCCTACCATGATGCCCTCTTACGATCTTGGAATGGTCCCTGACTGCTCCATGAACATGCAGCTCGGCCCAGATATGGT GCCCAAGGTGTTCCCACCACGCTCTCACTCCATCCCCTCATATCCAGCCCTTCCCCGGGAAGAATCGGTCAATGTGCTGCCAGCCTTCCAGGA ACCTCACCTGCAGATGCCGCCCAACCTGAGTCAGATGAGCCTGCCCTTTGACCAACCTCACCCGCA GGGCCTGCTGCCGTGCCAGCCTCAGGAGCATGCCGTGTCCAGCCCCGAGCCCTTGCTCTGCTCAGATGTGACCATGGCGGAAGAGAGCTGCCTGAGGCGGTCGGTGGGAGGGTTCCCTCAAGGCACCTG gGTCCGTGAAGACATGCTCCCACCCTTGCTGCCTCCCACTGAACAGGACCTCACCAAGCTTCTCTTGGAGGGGCAAGGAGGGTCAGAGGGAGGGTCCTTGGGAGCCCAACCCCTCCTGCAGCCCTCCCGCTATGGGCAGTCTGGGATCTCAATGTCCCACCTGGACCTAAGGGCTAACCCCACTTGGTGA